The Pan paniscus chromosome 3, NHGRI_mPanPan1-v2.0_pri, whole genome shotgun sequence genome includes a window with the following:
- the LOC100983502 gene encoding plasma protease C1 inhibitor → MASRLTLLTLLLLLLAGDRASSNPNATSSSSQDPESLQDRGEGKVATTVISKMLFVEPILEVSSLPTTNSTTNSATKITANTTDEPTIQPTTQPTIQPTQPTTQLPTDSPTQPTTGSFCPGPVTLCSDLESHSTEAMLGDALVDFSLKLYHAFSAMKKVKTNMAFSPFSIASLLTQVLLGAGENTKTNLESILSYPKDFTCVHQALKGFTTKGVTSVSQIFHSPDLAIRDTFVNASRTLYSSSPRVLSNNSDANLELINTWVAKNTNNKISRLLDSLPSDTRLVLLNAIYLSAKWKTTFDPKKTRMEPFHFKNSVIKVPMMNSKKYPVAHFIDQTLKAKVGQLQLSHNLSLVILVPQNLKHRLEDMEQALSPSVFKAIMKKLEMSKFQPTLLTLPRIKVTTSQDMLSIMEKLEFFDFSYDLNLCGLTEDPDLQVSAMQHQTVLELTETGVEAAAASAISVARTLLIFEVQQPFLFVLWDQQHKFPVFMGRVYDPRA, encoded by the coding sequence ATGGCCTCCAGGCTAACCCTGCTGACCCTCCTTCTGCTGCTACTGGCTGGGGATAGAGCCTCCTCAAATCCAAATGCTACCAGCTCCAGCTCCCAGGATCCAGAGAGTTTGCAAGACAGAGGTGAAGGGAAGGTCGCAACAACAGTTATCTCCAAGATGCTATTCGTTGAACCCATCCTGGAGGTTTCCAGCTTGCCGACAACCAACTCAACAACCAATTCAGCCACCAAAATAACAGCTAATACCACTGATGAACCCACCATACAACCCACCACCCAACCCACCATCCAACCCACCCAACCAACTACCCAGCTCCCAACAGATTCTCCTACCCAGCCCACTACTGGGTCCTTCTGCCCAGGACCTGTTACTCTCTGCTCTGACTTGGAGAGTCATTCAACAGAGGCCATGTTGGGGGATGCTTTGGTAGATTTCTCCCTGAAGCTCTACCACGCCTTCTCAGCAATGAAGAAGGTGAAGACCAACATggccttttccccattcagcatcGCCAGCCTCCTTACCCAGGTCCTGCTCGGGGCTGGGGAGAACACCAAAACAAACCTGGAGAGCATCCTCTCTTACCCCAAGGACTTCACCTGTGTCCACCAGGCCCTGAAGGGCTTCACGACCAAAGGTGTCACCTCAGTCTCTCAGATCTTCCACAGCCCAGACCTGGCCATAAGGGACACCTTTGTGAATGCCTCTCGGACCCTGTACAGCAGCAGCCCCAGAGTCCTAAGCAACAACAGTGATGCCAACTTGGAGCTCATCAACACCTGGGTGGCCAAGAACACCAACAACAAGATCAGCCGGCTGCTAGACAGCCTGCCCTCCGATACCCGCCTTGTCCTCCTCAATGCTATCTACCTGAGTGCCAAGTGGAAGACAACATTTGATCCCAAGAAAACCAGAATGGAACCCTTTCACTTCAAAAACTCAGTTATAAAAGTGCCCATGATGAATAGCAAGAAGTACCCTGTGGCCCATTTCATTGACCAAACTTTGAAAGCCAAGGTGGGGCAGCTGCAGCTCTCCCACAATCTGAGTTTGGTGATCCTGGTACCCCAGAACCTGAAACATCGTCTTGAAGACATGGAACAGGCTCTCAGCCCTTCTGTTTTCAAGGCCATCATGAAGAAACTGGAGATGTCCAAGTTCCAGCCCACTCTCCTAACACTACCCCGCATCAAAGTGACGACCAGCCAGGATATGCTGTCAatcatggagaaattggaattctTCGATTTTTCTTATGACCTTAACCTGTGTGGGCTGACAGAGGACCCAGATCTTCAGGTTTCTGCGATGCAGCACCAGACAGTGCTGGAACTGACAGAGACTGGGGTGGAGGCGGCTGCAGCCTCCGCCATTTCTGTGGCCCGCACCCTGCTGATCTTTGAAGTGCAGCAGCCCTTCCTCTTTGTGCTCTGGGACCAGCAGCACAAGTTCCCTGTCTTCATGGGGCGAGTATATGACCCCAGGGCCTGA